DNA from Chryseomicrobium sp. FSL W7-1435:
CCCAAGTCTTGGAATAATTGCAAAGGACGCGCCAAGCAGCACAAGAGAGGCTATCAGAACAAGCCATTTTCGGCGAAGGGCCCAGCCAATCATTCGGCTGTACTGACGTTGTAAAGCATCTTCTTTTTCTTCTTGTTTTATATTCTTGAATGAGAACTTCGCCAGGATAGGCACAATGGTGATGGCCACCACAAGTGAAGCTAATAATGAAAAGACCACGGTTAAGGCAAATGGTAAGAAGAACTCACCTGTAATCCCGCTTACAAATCCAAGAGGTAGAAAAACTACTACAGTCGTGATGGTTGACGACGTGATGGCTTTCAAAATCTCTTTCGTAGAGGTCTCAACCATTTCATTGTTTAGTTCTACACCTGGTTTTCGAAGGCGCCTGAATATGTTTTCAATCACGACGATACTATCATCGACGACTCGGCCGACAGCTACTGCCATCCCACCCAACGTCATGATGTTCAGTGTAATACCGAGCTGGTTCAAGAAAATCGCAGCTATTAATAGAGACAGGGGTATGGAAATGATGGCGATAATGGTTGCACGCCAATTACGTAAGAAAATTAACACGGCGATGGACGCAAATAACGCTCCCAATAATCCTTCTTTTACCAAAGTCTCCACAGATTTTTCTATACCTTCAGCTGAGTTGAAGCCGATGGAGTAGGAAAGTTCTCCTTCATAGTCATCTAACACCTGCAACACGCGGTCAGCTACTTCGACGGTATTGGCATCTTGTTTCTTGGTCACCGCCATCGAATAGGCTTCGTCTTCGTTGTAACGAGTGATCTCTTCTTGTGTCTGGACTTCTTCGATTGTTGCGATATCTCCCAAAATGACGGGAGGTGCACTTGGATCAAACGAATTGGCAATAGACAAAGATTCTAAGTCCTCGATAGACGTTAAAACTTGCTCCACTTTGACGGGGATTGTGATATCGTTCTGCTGAACTTGGCCCGCTGGAAAACTAAAAAACTTCTGATCAATTTGATCTTTGATTTGACCCAGTGTCAGGCCTGCTTGTTGTGCAGCTTCTTGATCGACTGTGATTTGAAGTTCTGAGTCGGTAAGACCCCCCACAGAGACCGAGTTGATTCCTTGAATTTTTTCAAGCGCAGGAATAACGTCGCTATCTAAAAGCTCATCTAGATCGACACCTTCTTCACCGAAGAGAGAAATATTAAAGATCGGAAAAGCACCGAATGAAAGACGACTGATTTCAACAGTAGCTTCTTCTGGCAAACCGGCTTCTGCAATCGCAGTATCGGCTTGTTGCTCGAGTCGGTCCAAATCCGTATCAAACGGGAACACTAGGTTAATAACACCAATCGTGTCATATGAAGCACTTTGGATTTCTTGCACACCCTCAAGCGCTTCAAAAGCTTGTTCTAAAGGGGTGATGACCTGTTCATTTACAGCGTCTGGTGAAGCCCCTGGATAAACGATTTGAGCAGACAATTGAGGGAACTCAATGTTTGGAAGCAAATCAATCTTTAATCGACTGAATGAGAAGATTCCAAGTAAGATTAATAGAAACGAAAAGATGAAAATAGCAACGGCATTGCGTAAACTAAACCGTGTAATCCAGCCCATAGTGGCTCCTCCTTAAAAGTTGTTAAAATCCGTTCACTACAATTTGATCGATTTGTTGTTGGATTTCCTCTAAACGAGCCTCGTTGAAGGAGGGATCCATAAAGATTTCATTGCGAAAACTATCGAGCATTCCTACGTACAGTCTTGCCTTTATAGAAGCATTTTCAATTTCATAGCGTTCAAAAAAGTGTTGAACAGTCTCAATGTATTCTTCAATAAAAGCCATCAGTGCATCCATCGCCTCTTCATGTTTATGATTCAATTGTAGATACATGCCGGAACGATGACGTTGTTTCCAAGTGTTTTGAAGATGCATCTTTGTGATGGCTCGAAGTGTCTCTTCGAAAGACACTTGCTGGGCAATCAATTGATGAATAGAGGATAAGAAAAGTGAGAATGTGAATTTCATCATCTCTGTATAAAGTTCTTCTTTTGAAGGAAACATCGCATAGAGTGTAGACTTAGAAATTTTCGCTAGACGTGCAATTGTAAGCATTTTAGCCTCAAAGAATCCTTCTCTACCAAAGGTTTCGAGTGCTGCAAATAAGATTCGTGAGCGGAGCTCTTGCTCGGACATAGAGGACCTCCTTTCTTTTGAGTACCCGTGAGTACTCTGAATGTAC
Protein-coding regions in this window:
- a CDS encoding efflux RND transporter permease subunit, coding for MGWITRFSLRNAVAIFIFSFLLILLGIFSFSRLKIDLLPNIEFPQLSAQIVYPGASPDAVNEQVITPLEQAFEALEGVQEIQSASYDTIGVINLVFPFDTDLDRLEQQADTAIAEAGLPEEATVEISRLSFGAFPIFNISLFGEEGVDLDELLDSDVIPALEKIQGINSVSVGGLTDSELQITVDQEAAQQAGLTLGQIKDQIDQKFFSFPAGQVQQNDITIPVKVEQVLTSIEDLESLSIANSFDPSAPPVILGDIATIEEVQTQEEITRYNEDEAYSMAVTKKQDANTVEVADRVLQVLDDYEGELSYSIGFNSAEGIEKSVETLVKEGLLGALFASIAVLIFLRNWRATIIAIISIPLSLLIAAIFLNQLGITLNIMTLGGMAVAVGRVVDDSIVVIENIFRRLRKPGVELNNEMVETSTKEILKAITSSTITTVVVFLPLGFVSGITGEFFLPFALTVVFSLLASLVVAITIVPILAKFSFKNIKQEEKEDALQRQYSRMIGWALRRKWLVLIASLVLLGASFAIIPRLGFTFIPDEESRLVQASIELPSSTTLERTNEVSLEVEELLLSYDEVDSVTTSVGARDFATGIKLVNRAGYFISLSGDADLDGFLDRVTADMEELVQGINDQTTVAVSEVSTGGPPTNNNVVVDLFSTNLEDLEQTAAEVEALLAERDDLKYVSNNFSEKQQQLIVTVDTEAADARGISGFQILGAISDQTRPVELGELQIGEERPSVQLSYDEGITSPEEIEALTLFTAQGPVTLSEVADVEQVESFTSIQKLDGREFARIEAQVNAENIRAVSTDVLASVESEIDLPASVSLEGGGGSDETVEVFQQLGIAILIAIGLVYLTLLITFGKARIPFVILSSLLFVPIGALFGLWIAGEPLSVSVMIGFLMLIGIVTTNAIVMVDRINQNRYDKGMPIREALIEAGRTRLRPILMTAFATIAALIPLALTTSSGTLISKGLAITVIGGLTSSTLLTLIIVPVIYEFFFFRDVRREAKKA
- a CDS encoding TetR/AcrR family transcriptional regulator, which gives rise to MSEQELRSRILFAALETFGREGFFEAKMLTIARLAKISKSTLYAMFPSKEELYTEMMKFTFSLFLSSIHQLIAQQVSFEETLRAITKMHLQNTWKQRHRSGMYLQLNHKHEEAMDALMAFIEEYIETVQHFFERYEIENASIKARLYVGMLDSFRNEIFMDPSFNEARLEEIQQQIDQIVVNGF